One Pomacea canaliculata isolate SZHN2017 linkage group LG9, ASM307304v1, whole genome shotgun sequence DNA segment encodes these proteins:
- the LOC112572755 gene encoding uncharacterized protein LOC112572755 isoform X1, whose translation MDDKRGLCIMVNCLLASSEPADPVIMRVLLILLVGLLVVGEGTCFLNDLYKERSMPSERFLSTGDRKARAIASLFTPGRALPTGDRKAPVTGKPVLLSALRKDGGRRWGPIPVN comes from the exons ATGGATGATAAACGTGGACTTTGCATAATG GTAAATTGCCTCCTGGCTTCATCTGAACCTGCAGACCCAGTCATCATGCGAGTCCTTCTCATCCTTTTGGTCGGCCTGCTCGTCGTGGGGGAGGGGACGTGCTTCCTTAATGATTTGTATAAAG AAAGGTCAATGCCGTCTGAGCGTTTTCTCTCAACAGGAGACAGGAAAGCCCGTGCCATCG cttcgTTATTTACGCCTGGGCGTGCTCTCCCAACAGGAGATAGGAAAGCCCCTGTCACCG gaAAGCCAGTTCTGCTTAGTGCATTGCGAAAGGATGGGGGACGTCGTTGGGGCCCGATTCCAGTGAACTGA
- the LOC112572755 gene encoding uncharacterized protein LOC112572755 isoform X2, which produces MDDKRGLCIMVNCLLASSEPADPVIMRVLLILLVGLLVVGEGTCFLNDLYKERSMPSERFLSTGDRKARAIASLFTPGRALPTGDRKAPVTVLLSALRKDGGRRWGPIPVN; this is translated from the exons ATGGATGATAAACGTGGACTTTGCATAATG GTAAATTGCCTCCTGGCTTCATCTGAACCTGCAGACCCAGTCATCATGCGAGTCCTTCTCATCCTTTTGGTCGGCCTGCTCGTCGTGGGGGAGGGGACGTGCTTCCTTAATGATTTGTATAAAG AAAGGTCAATGCCGTCTGAGCGTTTTCTCTCAACAGGAGACAGGAAAGCCCGTGCCATCG cttcgTTATTTACGCCTGGGCGTGCTCTCCCAACAGGAGATAGGAAAGCCCCTGTCACCG TTCTGCTTAGTGCATTGCGAAAGGATGGGGGACGTCGTTGGGGCCCGATTCCAGTGAACTGA
- the LOC112572754 gene encoding uncharacterized protein LOC112572754 — MRVLLILLVGLLVVGEGTCFLNDLYKERSMPSERFLSTGDRKARAIASLFTPGRALPTGDMKAPVTVLLSALRKDGGRRWGPDSSELSRGDHHNINQLIDVIFFPALFFFLFFFFLKARTMFRKIITFVSTK, encoded by the exons ATGCGAGTCCTTCTCATCCTTTTGGTCGGCCTGCTCGTCGTGGGGGAGGGGACGTGCTTCCTTAATGATTTGTATAAAG AAAGGTCAATGCCGTCTGAGCGTTTTCTCTCAACAGGAGACAGGAAAGCCCGTGCCATCG cttcGTTATTTACGCCTGGGCGTGCTCTGCCAACAGGAGATATGAAAGCCCCTGTCACCG TTCTGCTTAGTGCATTGCGAAAGGATGGGGGACGTCGTTGGGGGCCCGATTCCAGTGAACTGAGTCGTGGAGATCATCACAATATCAATCAGCTGATTGATGTAATTTTCTTTCctgctcttttcttttttctgttttttttttttttgaaagcaagAACGATGTTTAGGAAAATTATAACATTTGTTTCTACAAAGTGA
- the LOC112572755 gene encoding uncharacterized protein LOC112572755 isoform X3 yields the protein MRVLLILLVGLLVVGEGTCFLNDLYKERSMPSERFLSTGDRKARAIASLFTPGRALPTGDRKAPVTGKPVLLSALRKDGGRRWGPIPVN from the exons ATGCGAGTCCTTCTCATCCTTTTGGTCGGCCTGCTCGTCGTGGGGGAGGGGACGTGCTTCCTTAATGATTTGTATAAAG AAAGGTCAATGCCGTCTGAGCGTTTTCTCTCAACAGGAGACAGGAAAGCCCGTGCCATCG cttcgTTATTTACGCCTGGGCGTGCTCTCCCAACAGGAGATAGGAAAGCCCCTGTCACCG gaAAGCCAGTTCTGCTTAGTGCATTGCGAAAGGATGGGGGACGTCGTTGGGGCCCGATTCCAGTGAACTGA